In the genome of Nymphaea colorata isolate Beijing-Zhang1983 chromosome 9, ASM883128v2, whole genome shotgun sequence, one region contains:
- the LOC116261543 gene encoding BTB/POZ domain-containing protein At3g19850: MPEGICDLQIHVNGLHTFYLNQSTISSFSGKVKNSLISQRKDAPDAATIRELHLDGFPGGPDGFELASRFCYSDGKICISPTNVSLLHCSALFLEMSEEISCCNLLQRTEVFLQGLFYWTWTDILTALRSSEPFISQADSSGLLQKLIDSLLSKICANSDLICSSSSSSSPETPRRSFDVTTKPSFSRAWWFDDLTVLSPYIIEKTTKSMAAYGIDSVTNTKFLIHYLKRALYRQSCSGGGGGPSLEYGGIAEAVVDGVVQMESRCGFSCRWLLRVLRVVSCFGLSEECRSKIERTIGGLLDQASLDDLLVCTPRGGGGSGSGGGSGIYDVSLVLRLVKVFAGGFGEVSDERMKRVGKLIDKYLMEIAPDSRLKVSKFLAVAECLPSTARDCSDGVYRAIDMYLEAHSGLSSKEQAKLCRALDLGKLSLGACKDLAKNQRFAPRIAIQALSSQQSKVQAQEEFDFPASPCSVQFSDRSPALRENVMRASSEEEEFKNKMKNMQWRVVELEKACKEMQSQMSRLMKTKIDSPMHNQYLPKLCSR; encoded by the exons ATGCCAGAAGGCATTTGCGATCTGCAGATCCATGTCAACGGCCTGCACACCTTCTATCTGAACCAg AGCACCATTTCATCGTTTTCGGGCAAAGTGAAGAACTCACTAATTAGCCAAAGGAAAGATGCACCCGACGCCGCCACCATCAGAGAACTACATCTTGATGGATTCCCCGGCGGCCCGGACGGCTTCGAACTCGCCTCAAGATTCTGCTACAGCGACGGCAAAATCTGTATATCTCCAACAAACGTCTCCCTGCTCCACTGCTCCGCCTTGTTCCTCGAGATGTCGGAGGAGATCTCTTGCTGCAACCTGCTGCAGAGGACGGAGGTCTTCCTGCAGGGCCTCTTCTACTGGACCTGGACCGACATCCTGACAGCACTCAGAAGCTCGGAGCCATTCATCTCCCAGGCCGACTCCTCTGGCCTGCTGCAGAAGCTCATCGACTCTCTGCTCTCCAAGATCTGCGCCAACTCCGACCTCATCtgttcctcctcttcctcctcctcaccTGAAACCCCTCGACGCTCCTTTGACGTCACCACCAAACCTTCCTTCAGCAGAGCGTGGTGGTTCGATGACCTGACAGTCTTGAGCCCGTACATTATAGAGAAGACCACGAAGTCCATGGCCGCCTATGGCATAGATAGCGTCACCAATACCAAGTTTCTGATTCATTATCTGAAGAGGGCATTGTACAGGCAGAGTTGCAGTGGCGGTGGTGGGGGGCCCAGTCTGGAGTATGGTGGCATTGCAGAGGCAGTGGTGGATGGTGTGGTTCAGATGGAGTCCAGGTGTGGCTTCTCCTGCAGGTGGCTGCTCAGGGTTCTCAGAGTCGTCTCCTGCTTCGGTCTGAGTGAGGAATGCAGGAGCAAGATTGAACGGACCATTGGCGGCCTGCTGGACCAGGCTTCACTTGATGACTTGCTGGTGTGTACTccaagaggaggaggaggttcAGGATCAGGTGGCGGTTCTGGTATATACGATGTGAGTCTTGTTCTGAGGTTGGTAAAGGTCTTTGCGGGTGGGTTCGGCGAGGTTTCTGATGAGAGGATGAAGAGGGTGGGGAAGTTGATTGACAAGTATCTCATGGAGATTGCGCCTGACTCGAGGCTGAAGGTATCAAAGTTCTTGGCTGTTGCAGAGTGCTTGCCGAGCACAGCAAGAGACTGCTCTGATGGGGTGTACAGAGCCATTGACATGTACCTTGAG GCACACTCCGGCTTGTCATCCAAAGAACAAGCCAAACTGTGTAGAGCTCTAGACCTTGGGAAGCTCTCCCTGGGAGCATGCAAGGATCTGGCAAAGAATCAGAGGTTCGCACCTAGGATTGCCATCCAGGCTCTGTCCTCTCAACAATCAAAGGTTCAGGCCCAGGAGGAGTTTGATTTTCCGGCATCGCCTTGCTCGGTTCAGTTCTCGGATCGGTCTCCGGCATTGAGAGAGAACGTGATGAGGGCCTCGTCTGAGGAGGAAGAGTTCAAGAACAAGATGAAGAACATGCAGTGGAGGGTGGTGGAGTTGGAGAAGGCATGCAAGGAGATGCAGAGTCAGATGTCCAGGCTTATGAAGACCAAGATCGACAGCCCAATGCACAACCAATACTTGCCCAAATTATGTTCCCGGTAA
- the LOC116260591 gene encoding uncharacterized protein LOC116260591 gives FLTIDKKALSSLCSRQVQWRIRCYEENGSSGHTLTANATLPPPPSAEDVPAPLFAGSVRPRHSRVTEVVSEAKEVRVCVNRTCSRSGSRETLALLEALAPPGMSVVSCGCLGLCGSGPNVAILPDEVVIRHCSTASRVADLLTAYCGFSNPAAGLEALALRKRAEGEMDSGNLAGAIALLNQAVDLKPAGGMQFIYKARSAAQLGMGDHSGALQDAIEASKIAPDYPQAYICQGDVFFAMEEYDAAAKAYSTALQIDPSIRRSKSYKARIAKLQAKTSAANVS, from the exons TTCCTCACCATAGACAAGAAAGCGCTCTCTTCCCTCTGCTCGCGCCAAGTGCAGTGGAGGATTCGATGCTACGAAGAGAATGGCTCGAGCGGACATACTCTTACCGCGAACGCcacccttcctcctcctccatccgCCGAGGACGTCCCGGCCCCTTTGTTCGCCGGTTCCGTCCGACCGAGACACTCGCGAGTGACGGAGGTGGTCTCGGAGGCCAAGGAAGTACGGGTGTGCGTGAACAGGACATGCAGCCGGAGCGGGTCGAGGGAGACGCTGGCCCTGCTGGAGGCGCTCGCGCCCCCGGGCATGTCCGTGGTGTCCTGCGGGTGCCTCGGGCTCTGCGGCTCGGGCCCGAACGTGGCGATCCTCCCCGACGAGGTGGTAATCCGTCACTGCTCCACCGCGTCCCGGGTCGCTGACCTCCTAACGGCATATTGCGGCTTCTCCAACCCGGCGGCGGGCCTGGAGGCGCTAGCCCTCAGGAAGAGAGCAGAGGGCGAGATGGACAGTGGGAATTTAGCCGGGGCCATCGCCCTGCTAAACCAG GCTGTTGATCTTAAACCGGCTGGAGGTATGCAGTTTATCTATAAAGCCAG GTCTGCTGCACAGTTAGGTATGGGTGACCATTCTGGTGCTCTCCAAGATGCCATTGAAGCTTCAAAAATTGCTCCAGACTACCCTCAG GCTTACATTTGCCAAGGTGATGTTTTCTTTGCAATGGAAGAATATGATGCAGCTGCAAAAGCATATTCAACTGCTTTGCAAATTGACCCATCAATTCGTCGTTCAAAATCTTATAAG GCACGGATTGCCAAGCTTCAAGCAAAGACGTCTGCTGCTAATGTGTCTTGA